One window of Trichoderma breve strain T069 chromosome 3, whole genome shotgun sequence genomic DNA carries:
- a CDS encoding short chain dehydrogenase domain-containing protein: MPSYVITGASRGLGLEFVRQLSSDPSNTVVGLVRDKTATELAITQELPGRSNIHILQADITDYDVVKNAVAATTQITGGALDYLIANAAYVSEFDAYDPIGVLGHNPKELEEDLFKSFKVNVVSNIHLFNLYMPLILKGNAKKVISLSTGMADLDSTNKFELEVASGYAISKAAMNVATGKFHAQYKKEGVLFMSISPGVSDTGHYNNVTQEQMGKVGEMFQKFVTYNPDFKGPSSPEAAVRDVIAVWESASIEGGSGGSFVSHHGNKKWL; encoded by the exons ATGCCGTCCTATGTCATCACTGGCGCCTCTAGAGGCCTAGGG CTCGAATTTGTGCGCCAGTTATCCAGCGACCCAAGCAACACCGTCGTTGGCCTCGTTCGAGACAAGACTGCGACCGAACTTGCTATCACTCAAGAGCTACCAGGACGATCCAACATTCACATCTTGCAAGCTGATATTACAGACTATGACGTTGTCAAG AATGCTGTGGCTGCCACTACCCAAATCACTGGCGGGGCACTTGACTATCTCATCGCGAACGCGGCATACGTATCAGAATTTGACGCCTATGATCCCATTGGAGTTTT AGGCCACAATCCcaaggagcttgaggaagATTTATTCAAGTCTTTCAAGGTCAACGTTGTTTCAAACATCCACCTCTTTAACTTGTACATGCCTCTCATTCTCAAGGGTAATGCAAAAAAGGTCATCTCCTTGTCCACTGGCATGGCGGATCTGGATTCAACGAACAAATTCGAGCTGGAGGTTGCCTCTGGATACGCCATCAGCAAGGCTGCCATGAATGTTGCTACCGGTAAATTTCATGCTCAGTACAAGAAGGAGGGCGTTTTGTTTATGAGCATCAGCCCTGGCGTGTCCGATACTGGCCACTACAATAATG TAACTCAAGAGCAAATGGGAAAAGTCGGGGAGATGTTTCAGAAATTTGTTACTTATAATCCCGACTTTAAGGGCCCATCATCTCCGGAGGCCGCTGTGAGGGATGTCATTGCTGTGTGGGAGAGTGCAAGCATCGAGGGCGGCAGCGGTGGTTCCTTTGTGTCCCATCATGGAAACAAAAAGTGGCTGTGA
- a CDS encoding tRNA synthetases class I (E and q), catalytic domain-containing protein has translation MADAVAEGVAKLVLDEETGDMVTKNELKKRIQKRARKANAAASRSNAQKEKSSNPEANKPAAKPEERVIDPDAMFKQGFLGDVYKLRPSEAVVTRFPPEPNGYLHLGHAKAIAVNFGFAKFHGGRTILRFDDTNPDAEKGEYFVAIEDTIKWLGFTPSEITYASDNYQRMYDLAEELIKMEKAYVCHCDDVETKKQRGGEDGLSPRYRCEHAKQDVETNLKKFRGMRDGEYAPRSAWLRMKQDIENNPNPQMWDLAAYRIPKDQEPHFRTGTKWRIYPTYDFAHCLCDSFEGITHSLCTTEFIMSRESYEWLNKLLVEFQPMQREYGRLNLSGTIMSKRGLRTLIENKVVRGWDDPRLYTIKGIRRRGIPPGALLSFIYELGVTTSITQVSIKRFEQSIRVYLERTVPRLMLVLDPVPVVIEDCEEQDLDIPFSPKDPKLGSHTVRLTKTVYIDRSDFREVDSKDYFRLAPGKTVGLLNVPHPIKAVSFTKDETTGAINEIRAVYDKEGKKPKTFIQWVPEGSLPTEVRIHEALFKSDSPGSAPGGLLSDVNPNSETIWPNALIETGFHEVKRRAPWPEAEGEKTGEVGPETIRFQAMRVAYFAVDPDSTDEKIVLNRIVALKEDAGKSS, from the exons atggctGACGCGGTCGCCGAGGGCGTGGCCAAGCTGGTGCTGGACGAGGAGACGGGCGACATGGTCACCAAGaacgagctgaagaagcgcaTCCAGAAGCGAGCGAGGAAGGCcaatgcagcagcatctcgcagCAATGcccagaaggagaagagcagcaaccCGGAGGCGAACAAGCCTGCTGCTAAGCCCGAGGAGCGCGTGATTGATCCCGACGCCATGTTCAAGCAGGGATTCCTCGGCGACGTTTACAAGCTGCGACCTTCCGAGGCGGTGGTGACGCGATTCCCTCCCGAACCAAACGGATACCTCCAT CTTGGTCACGCAAAGGCAATTGCTGTCAACTTCGGCTTTGCCAAGTTCCACGGCGGCAGAACT ATTCTTAGATTCGACGACACGAATCCCGATGCCGAAAAGGGAGAATACTTCGTCGCTATCGAGGACACGATCAAATGGCTAGGGTTCACTCCTAGTGAAATCACCTATGCCTCCGACAACTACCAGCGAATGTACGACCTCGCCGAAGAATTGAtcaagatggaaaaggccTATGTATGCCACTGCGATGATGTCGAGACCAAGAAACAGCGAGGTGGCGAGGACGGCTTGTCCCCAAGATATCGATGCGAGCATGCGAAACAGGATGTTGAGACCAACCTCAAAAAGTTCCGTGGCATGAGAGATGGAGAATATGCGCCAAGAAGCGCCTGGCTTCGCATGAAGCAGGACATTGAGAACAACCCGAACCCTCAGATGTGGGATCTCGCTGCCTACCGAATTCCCAAGGATCAGGAACCTCACTTCCGGACAGGCACCAAGTGGCGGATATACCCAACCTACGATTTCGCACACTGCCTATGCGACAGCTTTGAGGGAATCACACACAGTTTGTGCACCACCGAGTTCATCATGTCACGAGAGAGTTATGAGTGGCTAAACAA GCTCCTGGTGGAATTCCAGCCCATGCAGCGCGAGTACGGTCGCTTAAATCTCAGCGGAACAATCATGAGCAAGAGAGGCCTGAGAACACTGATTGAGAACAAGGTTGTTCGTGGATGGGACGACCCGCGTCTGTATACCATCAAAGGAATCCGACGACGAGGCATCCCACCCGGTGCCCTTCTATCCTTCATCTATGAGCTCGGTGTTACCACTTCCATCACTCAGGTCAGCATTAAGCGCTTTGAGCAGTCTATTCGCGTCTATCTTGAAAGGACCGTTCCCCGTCTCATGCTTGTCCTGGACCCAGTCCCGGTGGTAATTGAAGACTGCGAAGAGCAAGACCTTGATAtccccttctctcccaaAGACCCCAAGCTTGGATCCCACACTGTCCGTCTCACCAAGACTGTCTACATTGATCGCTCAGATTTCCGTGAAGTGGACAGCAAAGACTACTTCCGCCTTGCCCCGGGCAAGACTGTCGGTCTTTTGAACGTTCCCCACCCCATCAAGGCTGTTTCCTTCACCAAGGACGAAACTACAGGCGCTATCAATGAGATCAGGGCTGTTTACgacaaggagggcaagaagcccaagactTTTATCCAGTGGGTGCCCGAAGGCTCGCTCCCTACTGAAGTGCGCATCCACGAGGCCCTCTTCAAATCAGACAGCCCCGGCTCTGCTCCTGGAGGACTGTTGAGCGATGTCAACCCCAACAGCGAGACCATCTGGCCAAACGCATTGATCGAGACCGGCTTCCACGAAGTAAAACGACGCGCACCATGGCCTGAGgccgagggcgagaagaCGGGCGAGGTTGGCCCTGAGACTATCCGGTTCCAGGCCATGCGCGTTGCTTATTTT GCTGTTGACCCCGATAGCACTGATGAGAAGATTGTCCTCAACCGCATTGTAGCGTTGAAGGAGGATGCTGGCAAGAGTAGCTAG
- a CDS encoding FAD binding domain-containing protein has translation MARFRLLSLLAFLCVLENAVALPQGYSNEPKLDLKPLLTDPIRKWSLNTTVSFPSSPDFNASTERWTIADPPTYVAAIRPGTEEDIGKVINLAKTKRFPFLTRGGGHGYAASLGDFQLGLSLDLSQWKHLEIDKKAQTLTVGPGITFAEIFDPLFNAGLYIQTGSCSCPSMIGVTLGGGIGRLMGKYGLLMDALQSVRMVTANGKVMTVSAISHPDLWWGIRGAGANFGVITSATYKIHPLVNNGNVFVADFYLPPARSREYFDIVEADYSNIPANLAQVMVGLWNRTTSSVQLVGNWVYYGSEKEARKVLAPVFNLNATSSTRIVQWNNLVSSSGIDEFICQPNQPRSLFGLNQKIYSADGYQAGFKKIEKYFHDHPGGRDTTLVIENFPNQAVAAVPDDSTAFPWRDFKGFIQVNFAWIAGDEATARASNKLGEELRNQFAATTGYSEKAVFVNYARGDESIENIYGKRKLPRLAQLKKKYDPSNLFAYNHPLPMYYP, from the exons ATGGCGAGGTTCCGGCTTTTGTCCCTTTTGGCCTTCCTCTGTGTACTGGAAAATGCTGTCGCCCTCCCTCAAGGCTATAGCAATGAGCCTAAACTTGACCTCAAACCTCTTCTCACCGACCCGATTCGTAAATGGTCACTCAATACGACCGTTTCATTCCCAAGCTCGCCTGATTTCAATGCCTCTACAGAGCGCTGGACCATCGCCGATCCGCCTACTTATGTAGCTGCTATTAGGCCCGGGACAGAAGAAGATATTGGCAAAGTA ATAAACCTCGCCAAGACTAAAAGATTTCCATTTTTGACTAGGGGCGGCGGACATGGTTACGCTGCCAGCCTTGGTGACTTTCAGCTTGGACTATCTCTAGATCTAAGCCAGTGGAAGCATCTTGAGATTGACAAAAAGGCCCAGACTCTCACTGTAGGGCCTGGTATCACGTTTGCCGAAATCTTTGACCCTCTGTTCAACGCTGGACTCTACATTC AAACCGGGAGCTGCTCATGTCCCTCCATGATTGGTGTTACCCTCGGAGGCGGAATCGGGAGATTAATG GGAAAATACGGTTTACTGATGGATGCTCTTCAGTCCGTCCGTATGGTTACGGCTAATGGAAAGGTGATGACAGTTTCAGCAATTTCTCACCCTGATCTATGGTGGGGAATTCGTGGTGCTGGCGCGAATTTTGGAGTCATCACGTCTGCGACGTACAAAATTCATCCATTGGTCAACAATGGAAACGTCTTCGTCGCCGATTTCTATCTCCCGCCGGCGAGAAGCCGAGAATATTTCGACATAGTTGAAGCCGACTACAGTAATATACCTGCCAATTTGGCCCAGGTAATGGTGGGACTCTGGAACAGGACCACCAGCTCT GTTCAACTTGTTGGCAACTGGGTTTACTATGGGAGTGAGAAAGAGGCTCGCAAAGTGCTGGCCCCGGTGTTCAATCTCAATGCTACTTCATCTACACGAATTGTTCAATGGAACAACCTAGTCTCGTCTAGTGGTATTGACGAATTTATCTGTCAACCCAATCAGCCGCGCTCTCTTTTCGGTCTAAACCAGAAGATTTACTCTGCTGATGGCTACCAAGCCGGCTTTAAGAAGATTGAAAAGTACTTTCACGATCATCCTGGTGGACGCGACACGACGCTTGTCATTGAGAATTTTCCCAACCAGGCTGTCGCTGCAGTACCTGATGATTCAACCGCATTCCCATGGAGAGATTTCAAGGGCTTCAT CCAAGTTAACTTCGCTTGGATAGCTGGCGATGAGGCCACGGCGCGAGCTTCCAACAAACTCGGGGAAGAGCTGCGCAACCAATTCGCTGCCACAACTGGATACTCTGAGAAGGCTGTTTTCGTCAATTATGCCCGTGGAGATGAATCTATTGAGAACATTTATGGCAAGCGGAAGTTGCCTCGCCTGGCccagttgaagaagaagtatgaTCCGTCCAATCTCTTTGCTTATAATCACCCACTTCCCATGTATTATCCTTGA
- a CDS encoding short chain dehydrogenase domain-containing protein → MAHPQFSITPEKEASTSQWLYRQLLAKTPPIAKDVTLAGKTAIVTGSNVGLGLETARQLFRLGLSKLILAVRSESKGKAAREEILADKDVGSGEIEVWTLDLDSYDSIIQFADRAKALDRLDIAILNAGLFQAKEAFSSTGYEKCVQINYLSTVLLMTLLLSTLKAKPGGTPGRLVLVSSDTAARARFKESKSRPILATFKQKADKWDMQERYGTSKLLGQFFLTELAKKVPASVVTIDSVNPSFCYGTDLTRDGDGTLAGLLVNGFRRIVGKPPAVGALSLVHAAVSFGEEVHGQFTEDGEIRPMAPMIYKPEAEEIGKQLWDETMAELSFARVQESIEEVIN, encoded by the exons ATGGCTCATCCTCAATTTTCTATTACGCCCGAGAAAGAGGCCAGCACGTCGCAGTGGCTGTATCGTCAGCTGCTTGCCAAGACGCCACCCATAGCCAAAGACGTGACTCTCGCTGGGAAGACAGCCATTGTCACAGGCTCCAACGTTGGACTCGGCCTTGAGACAGCTCGCCAACTCTTCCGCCTGGGTCTGTCCAAGCTCATTCTTGCTGTACGCTCTGAGTCAAAAGGCAAGGCCGCTCGTGAGGAGATACTTGCCGATAAAGATGTCGGATCGGGTGAGATCGAAGTTTGGACCCTGGATTTGGATTCATATGATTCCATCATCCAGTTTGCGGATAGAGCAAAGGCGCTGGATCGTTTAGACATTGCAATCTTGAATGCAGGTCTATTTCAGGCTAAAGAGGCCTTTTCATCTACTGGCTACGAAAAATGTGTCCAAATCAACTATCTCTCCACCGTTCTTCTAATGACGCTGCTTTTGAGCACTCTCAAGGCAAAGCCCGGAGGTACTCCTGGCCGCTTGGTTCTTGTCTCGTCCGATACGGCAGCTCGGGCACGCTTCAAGGAAAGCAAATCGCGACCAATCTTGGCTACCTTCAAGCAGAAGGCTGATAAGTGGGATATGCAAGAGCGCTATGGCACAAGCAAACTTCTTGGTCAATTCTTTCTGACTGAATTGGCCAAAAAGGTGCCGGCGTCTGTCGTCACCATCGATTCTGTCAATCCAAGCTTCTGCTATGGAACCGATCTGAcacgagatggagatggcacTCTTGCGGGTTTACTCGTGAATGGCTTCAGACGCATAGTTGGAAAACCACCTGCTGTCGGAGCTCTCTCGCTCGTTCATGCAGCCGTCAGTTTTGGTGAAGAAGTTCATGGACAGTTCACAGAGGACGGAGAAATACGACC TATGGCTCCGATGATATACAAGCCTGAAGCAGAGGAGATAGGCAAGCAGCTATGGGACGAGACCATGGCTGAACTATCATTTGCCCGCGTGCAAGAGTCTATTGAAGAGGTGATAAATTAG
- a CDS encoding cupin domain-containing protein: MTDQQQSPPESELLLTSAGYVSTFPAPGLRRTVRHITGHNAEGKGVFIQTDCGDHHRIIGNEQALANIIYSTKETPVEMNGDVDLKYAKENEPPLHIHNGSVCRMIDFAPGVISPMHRAVSLDYGIVIEGEFKLILDSGESRIMRQGDVSVQRASAHQWHNITGNGTLPGRMMWVLLDCKPIVINGQELKEELNELQPYYENR, translated from the exons ATGACTGACCAACAGCAGAGCCCGCCGGAGTCTGAGCTTCTGCTCACAAGTGCTGGATATGTTAGCACTTTCCCAGCTCCCGGACTTCGTCGCACCGTTCGGCACATCACAGGCCACAACGCCGAAGGCAAAGGTGTCTTCATCCAGACTGATTGCGGCGATCACCACCGTATCATTGGCAACGAGCAGGCTCTTGCCAACATTATCTACTCAACCAAGGAGACTCCTGTCGAAATgaatggtgatgttgatctTAAGTATGCTAAAGAGAATGAA CCACCTTTGCATATTCACAATGGTTCTGTGTGCCGTATGATTGACTTTGCTCCCGGCGTTATCTCACCCATGCACCGTGCCGTCTCACTTGACTATGGCATCGTAATTGAGGGTGAATTCAAGCTGATCCTCGACTCGGGTGAATCGCGAATCATGCGCCAAGGAGATGTCAGTGTCCAGCGTGCCAGTGCCCATCAATGGCATAACATCACCGGTAATGGCACTTTGCCAGGTCGCATGATGTGGGTATTGCTCGATTGCAAGCCTATTGTGATCAATGGCCAGGAActcaaggaggagctcaatGAACTTCAGCCATACTACGAGAACCGATGA
- a CDS encoding cytochrome p450 domain-containing protein: MAFGYRTPASDDKNLLEMFENFDELSRLTGSQSAAILDLFPIARILPDFLVPVRQQGKKYHEREKRLFMRHFLNAREQLRSGTSKPSCAIDLLRAQKEYGFSDELACYLSGSLLQAGSETTAIILTGFFQAMLVFPEVAKEAQAEIDRVCGDRMPDLNDYPDLPYIRACMKESLRWMPATALGVPHAVTQDDWYMGYHIPKDAGLILNVWAIHNDPKRHPDPRRYNPARWAGDNQNSAQAAVNPDPTKRDHFVFGAGRRLCQGMHIADRSIFLAMSRTLWAFDLKRPVDRETGDDIIPDVDNIKDGLFISPMPFTADITPRSKSRAAAVKQEWSKVAGLLDDEMQWRTVPEGLKWKDYEPLDGENEDSLESLS; this comes from the exons ATGGCTTTTGGGTATCGTACTCCAGCAAGCGACGACAAAAATCTGTTGGAGATGTTTGAA AACTTTGATGAGCTTTCCAGGCTGACTGGAAGCCAA TCCGCCGCTATCCTCGATCTATTTCCCATTGCTAGAATTTTACCCGATTTTCTCGTCCCTGTTCGACAACAGGGAAAAAAGTAtcacgagagagagaaacgaTTGTTCATGAGGCACTTCTTGAATGCTCGTGAGCAGCTGAGGAGCGGAACATCGAAA CCATCCTGTGCCATTGATCTTCTTCGAGCACAAAAAGAATATGGATTCTCCGATGAGTTGGCCTGCTACTTGAGTGGCTCCCTCTTGCAGGCGGGTTCTGAAACGACGGCCATCATTTTGACTGGTTTCTTCCAGGCCATGCTAGTCTTTCCTGAAGTTGCCAAAGAGGCACAGGCGGAAATTGATCGTGTCTGTGGAGATCGCATGCCCGATCTGAATGATTACCCAGATCTACCTTATATCCGCGCTTGTATGAAAGAAAGCTTGCGCTGGATGCCTGCTACTGCCCTGGGCGTGCCACATGCTGTGACCCAGGACGATTGGTACATGGGCTATCATATCCCTAAGGATGCAGGATTGATTCTAAATGTCTG GGCTATTCACAATGATCCGAAGCGACACCCAGATCCACGACGATACAATCCTGCGCGTTGGGCAGGTGACAACCAAAATTCTGCCCAAGCAGCAGTCAACCCAGATCCCACTAAGCGTGATCACTTTGTCTTTGGTGCCGGTCGAAGATTGTGCCAAGGCATGCACATTGCTGATCGATCGATCTTTCTAGCCATGTCTCGTACACTCTGGGCATTTGATCTAAAGCGACCGGTGGACAGAGAAACAGGAGATGATATCATTCCGGATGTTGACAACATCAAGGATGGTCTATTTATATCTCCTATGCCATTTACAGCCGATATTACTCCTAGAAGCAAAAGTCGTGCCGCAGCAGTCAAGCAAGAGTGGAGCAAGGTGGCTGGGTTGCTTGACGATGAGATGCAGTGGAGGACTGTTCCAGAAGGCCTCAAGTGGAAAGATTATGAGCCTTTGGATGGCGAGAATGAAGACTCACTTGAGTCGCTCTCTTAA
- a CDS encoding FAD binding domain-containing protein yields the protein MNLEVYNLLALGLVLFPALTSSSPLIPHYFREVDVSRVITSKQVESDLGKALSQGTQIFGPSSRAFANATERWNTRSIPADIQVVIEVAQESDVAKVVKYCYQNSIDFLAYTRGHGSTNTISKFRGIEINLSKLTEITIQPDKKSALFQGGVYANLVIETLWNQGYIAATGSNGCVGFFGPALGGGLGRYQGQYGLISDNFVNLNVVLANGTAITVNATSNSDLFWAMKGAGHNFGIVTNGYIKIYPKKANTWYYHNYVWSQDKLETVFAALNKFQGTGQIPTLMGVNFGQFSIEPNISKTEAVIIWSFAYDGPADEAEKLLAPFNAIPAVSSTKGDVSYSELLVAQQTDINSASCSSQPYIGSNTWLQTYNITSQREIYNLFNQQIAQNPSLAPGARVFFEGYSSKTTQLIDHASSCYPHRDEYLLVFFAVATPPDLETFSRSWADDTLAIWRAGQPGRRPATYVNYAVGSEPLESIYGYDGQLPRLRALKSKYDPLIKFRWYNPIISY from the exons ATGAATTTAGAGGTATACAACTTGCTAGCCTTGGGGCTGGTGCTATTTCCAGCTCTTACCTCAAGCAGCCCTCTTATTCCTCACTACTTCAGAGAAGTTGATGTCTCGAGAGTAATTACCTCGAAGCAAGTAGAAAGCGATCTTGGCAAAGCACTGTCCCAGGGAACTCAGATATTTGGCCCTTCAAGTCGCGCCTTTGCTAATGCTACCGAGAGATGGAACACGCGTTCTATACCCGCTGATATCCAAGTTGTTATTGAAGTAGCTCAAGAATCTGATGTAGCTAAAGTG GTGAAATACTGCTACCAGAACAGCATTGACTTCCTTGCTTACACTAGGGGCCATGGTTCGACAAACACAATTTCCAAGTTCAGAGGCATTGAGATTAACCTTTCGAAACTTACCGAAATCACCATCCAACCGGACAAAAAGTCGGCATTGTTCCAAGGCGGAGTATATGCCAATTTGGTCATCGAGACGCTTTGGAATCAAGGGTATATTGCTG CTACAGGAAGCAATGGATGCGTCGGTTTCTTTGGGCCAGCCCTAGGAGGCGGCCTTGGCCGATACCAGGGCCAATACGGCCTTATTTCCGATAATTTCGTCAATTTAAATGTTGTTCTGGCTAATGGCACAGCCATCACCGTCAATGCTACCTCCAACAGCGATCTCTTCTGGGCTATGAAGGGCGCAGGCCATAATTTTGGCATCGTTACCAATGGCTACATCAAGATATATCCGAAAAAAGCCAATACTTGGTATTATCATAATTACGTCTGGTCACAAGATAAGCTGGAGACAGTCTTTGCGGCACTGAACAAGTTCCAAGGGACGGGACAGATTCCTACACTCATGGGTGTCAACTTTGGCCAGTTCTCCATTGAACCAAATATTAGTAAAACAGAG GCTGTTATCATCTGGTCATTTGCATATGATGGCCCAGCCGACGAAGCTGAAAAGCTTCTGGCTCCATTCAACGCAATTCCCGCCGTCTCAAGCACCAAAGGCGACGTGTCTTACTCCGAGCTGCTTGTTGCGCAACAAACAGATATAAACAGcgcatcttgctcttcacaACCATACATTGGAAGTAATACCTGGCTTCAAACTTACAACATCACTTCTCAGCGCGAAATCTATAACCTCTTCAACCAGCAAATCGCACAGAACCCAAGCCTTGCTCCCGGTGCCCGCGTGTTTTTCGAAGGCTATTCAAGCAAAACCACTCAACTAATTGACcacgcttcttcttgctatCCTCACCGTGACGAATACTTGCTCGT cttcttcgccgttGCTACTCCGCCAGATTTAGAGACTTTTAGTCGATCTTGGGCTGACGATACGTTGGCTATATGGCGTGCTGGCCAGCCTGGTCGTCGACCTGCAACGTACGTCAACTATGCTGTGGGAAGCGAGCCTCTCGAGTCCATTTACGGTTATGATGGTCAATTGCCGCGGCTACGGGCTCTCAAGTCCAAGTATGATCCTCTGATCAAATTCAGGTGGTACAACCCAATCATTTCTTACTAG
- a CDS encoding enoyl-(Acyl carrier protein) reductase domain-containing protein: MDINGNAFIVGGGSGIGRACALGLAKDGAKGIVIADMNLEAASRVAAECRDIATATNFRAESLKVDISQEESVARATNHMVETFERIDYCINCAGIGVQLARGISEADFSEFGRFLRIHVEGTFLLVRSVSAAMQLQELQPVDPANPGRGGTRGSIVTLGSGNSFAAAPHLVQYTAAKHAVLGVTKNAALDNAAHGIRVNCVCPTWVETPMIQSARDGGVEIDSWVKGMVPLGRIATAEEVADAVIFFCSPRSSYATGCGFILDGGTTLTCHV, translated from the exons ATGGATATTAATGGCAACGCGTTCATTGTGGGGGGTG GAAGTGGCATAGGGAGAGCATGCGCCCTCGGCCTGGCCAAAGACGGTGCTAAGGGTATTGTCATCGCGGACATGAATCTTGAAGCAGCAAGCCGCGTTGCCGCCGAATGTCGAGACATAGCAACCGCTACCAATTTCCGTGCCGAGTCCCTCAAAGTTGATATTTCTCAGGAAGAGTCCGTGGCAAGGGCCACCAATCACATGGTAGAGACGTTTGAGAGAATTGACTACTGCATCAATTGCGCCGGC ATCGGAGTCCAACTAGCACGAGGCATATCGGAGGCAGACTTCAGCGAGTTCGGCCGTTTTCTCCGGATTCATGTCGAGGGCACGTTCTTGTTGGTTCGGAGCGTATCGGCCGCAATGCAGCTTCAAGAGCTCCAGCCGGTTGATCCTGCGAATCCGGGCCGAGGAGGGACTCGGGGCTCAATTGTGACTCTGGGTTCTGGCAACTCgtttgctgcagctcctcaCTTGGTGCAATATACAGCCGCTAAGCATGCTGTACTTGGTGTGACCAAGAATGCCG CCCTCGATAATGCAGCCCATGGGATCAGAGTCAATTGCGTCTGCCCCACGTGGGTGGAGACGCCCATGATCCAAAGCGCGCGAGACGGAGGTGTGGAAATAGACAGTTGGGTCAAGGGAATGGTTCCCTTGGGTCGTATCGCTACTGCGGAGGAGGTGGCGGACGCGgtgatcttcttctgcagtcCGAGATCGAGCTATGCAACGGGATGCGGATTCATCCTCGATGGAGGAACCACGCTTACTTGTCATGTCTAA
- a CDS encoding short chain dehydrogenase domain-containing protein — protein sequence MAREKKFALVTGCGKGGIGEALILEYTRRGIYAIATVLPNENSNHLTAAGITWFPLDVTDEQSVMNLKREVSSITGGYLDILVNNAGICYTMTAIDTDVTAVKRMFEVNVFGPMQMVHHFHDMLIQASGTIVNIGSIGGVVPYMYGASYNASKAALHHYSNTLRLEMSPFNVKVLTVISGEVGTNILKNDVHRKLPEGSYYSSLAAKFEDHVQRTPKTTSRFEYASNVVSQSLRSSPAAWFWTGSATGIIRFLDMFAWRTIWDFFFYREFNLDKVKEAHLANAKNNT from the exons ATGGCCCGGGAGAAGAAATTCGCTCTGGTTACAGG GTGCGGGAAGGGCGGAATTGGTGAGGCTCTCATTCTAGAATATACTCGTCGTGGTATCTACGCTATCGCTACCGTACTTCCAAATGAGAATAGCAATCATCTTACGGCGGCTGGGATTACCTGGTTTCCACTGGATGTGACTGATGAACAATCCGTTATGAATCTGAAGAGAGAAGTATCTTCCATTACTGGCGGCTACTTGGATATTCTGGTGAACAATGC TGGAATAT GCTACACTATGACTGCCATTGACACAGATGTTACTGCAGTCAAACGAATGTTTGAGGTCAATGTCTTTGGCCCAATGCAGATGGTGCATCACTTTCATGATATGCTGATCCAGGCCTCTGGAACCATTGTTAACATTGGATCCATCGGCGGCGTTGTTCCATATATGTACGGAG CATCATATAATGCATCCAAAGCTGCTCTTCATCATTATTCCAATACCTTACGTCTAGAGATGTCGCCCTTCAA CGTCAAAGTACTTACC GTCATCTCCGGGGAAGTTGGAACCAATATTCTCAAGAACGACGTCCACCGAAAACTGCCTGAAG GTTCATATTATTCCTCTCTTGCAGCCAAATTTGAAGATCACGTTCAAAGGACACCCA AGACAACAAGTCGGTTTGAATACGCATCAAATGTTGTATCTCAGAGCCTAAGGTCATCTCCGGCTGCATGGTTCTGGACCGGAAGTGCTACTGGTATCATTCGATTTTTGGACATGTTCGCATGGCGTACTATTTGG gatttcttcttttaccGAGAATTTAACCTGGACAAGGTGAAGGAAGCTCATCTGGCAAATGCTAAAAACAATACATAG